The Aeromicrobium tamlense nucleotide sequence GTCGGCGACGGCGACCGCATCGGCGTCGTCGGTCGCAACGGCGACGGCAAGTCCACGCTGCTGCGGATCCTGGCCAAGCGCTTCGAGCCCGACTCCGGTCGCGTCACGTGGCGGCGCGACCTGCGCGTCGGGGTGGTCGAGCAGGACGACGTCCTCGACCCGTCGCTCACCGCGATCACCTCGGTCGTCGGCGACCGCCCCGAGCACGAGTGGGCGTCCGACGCGGGCGTCCGCGACGTACTCGCCGGCCTCATGGGCGACGTCGAGCACCGGGCGCTCGTCGGCACGCTGAGCGGCGGTCAGCGGCGCCGCGTCGCGCTGGCCCGCACGCTCGTGCAGCGCTGGGACCTGCTGGTGCTCGACGAGCCCACCAACCACCTCGACCTCGAGGGCGTCACGTGGCTGGCCGAGCACGTGAAGCGCCGCACCGAGGCGCTCCTCGTCGTCACCCACGATCGCTGGTTCCTCGACGAGGTCTGCACGCTCACGTGGGAGGTCCACGACGCGCGCGTCGACGCCTACGAGGGCGGCTACGCGGCCTACGTGCTGCAGCGCGTCGAGCGCGACCGGCAGGCCGCGGCCTCGGAGGAGCGGCGCCAGAACCTCATGCGCAAGGAGCTGGCGTGGCTGCGGCGCGGCGCCCCCGCGCGCACCTCGAAGCCCAAGTTCCGCATCGACGCCGCGAACGAGCTGATCGCGCGGGAGCCTCCCGTGCGCGACGCGGTCTCGCTGGCGAAGCTGGCCACCGCGCGCCTGGGCAAGGACGTCGTCGACATCCTCGACGTCTCGGTCGCCTACGACGGCCAGCCCGTGCTGCGCGACGTCGAGTGGCGGATCGGTCCGGGCGAGCGGGCGGGCATCCTCGGCCCGAACGGTGCGGGCAAGAGCACCCTGCTCGGGCTGGTGACCGGCGAGGTCCTGCCCACCACCGGCCGCGTCAAGCGCGGCAAGACCGTGAAGATCGCGGCGCTCACCCAGCACCTCGCCGACCTCGACGCCGTGGCGGACGACCGCGTCAGCGAGGTCGTCGCGCGCAAGCGCACCTCGTACGTCGCCGAGGGCAAGGAGATGACGCCCGGCCAGCTGCTCGAGCGGCTCGGCTTCACCTCGGCCCAGCTGTCCACGCCGGTCCGGGACCTCTCGGGCGGCCAGCGGCGCCGGCTGCAGCTCATGCTGATCCTGCTCGACGAGCCGAACGTGCTGATCCTCGACGAGCCGACGAACGACATGGACACCGACATGCTGGCCGCGATCGAGGACCTCCTCGACACGTGGCCGGGCACGCTGCTGGTCGTGTCGCACGACCGGTACCTGCTCGAGCGCGTCACCGACCACCAGTTCGCGGTGCTCGACTCGCACCTGCGCCACCTCCCGGGAGGCGTCGACGAGTACCTCCGGCTGCGTGCCGCCGCGGACGCGGAGCCGGCGGCCGTCGCCGCGCCCGCGCCGCGCGCGCAGGGCTCGCGTGGCGGGCAGGACGAGCGCCAGCTGAAGAAGGACGTGGCGCGGATGGAGCGCCAGATCGAGCGGCTCACCGAGCGGATCGCCGACCTCGACCGCGCGATGGTCGACGCCGCCACGCAGCCCGCGCGCCTCATGGAGCTCGACGCCGAGCGCCGCCCGCTGGCCGAGGAGCTCGAGGCCACCGAGGAGGCCTGGCTCGAGGCATCCGCCGCCCTCGAGTCCTGACGCACCCTCCACTTCTGGAGCGCGTTGAACCCTCTCGCGCCCGGGAACGGTGCAAGCCGTTCCAAAAGTGGGGGAGGGGGCGGCGCGGTCAGGTCAGCCGTTGAAGTGGCTCGTGAGGGTGCGCAGGG carries:
- a CDS encoding ABC-F family ATP-binding cassette domain-containing protein, with translation MPPLVVAERIGQSFPSGTVLSDVTVGVGDGDRIGVVGRNGDGKSTLLRILAKRFEPDSGRVTWRRDLRVGVVEQDDVLDPSLTAITSVVGDRPEHEWASDAGVRDVLAGLMGDVEHRALVGTLSGGQRRRVALARTLVQRWDLLVLDEPTNHLDLEGVTWLAEHVKRRTEALLVVTHDRWFLDEVCTLTWEVHDARVDAYEGGYAAYVLQRVERDRQAAASEERRQNLMRKELAWLRRGAPARTSKPKFRIDAANELIAREPPVRDAVSLAKLATARLGKDVVDILDVSVAYDGQPVLRDVEWRIGPGERAGILGPNGAGKSTLLGLVTGEVLPTTGRVKRGKTVKIAALTQHLADLDAVADDRVSEVVARKRTSYVAEGKEMTPGQLLERLGFTSAQLSTPVRDLSGGQRRRLQLMLILLDEPNVLILDEPTNDMDTDMLAAIEDLLDTWPGTLLVVSHDRYLLERVTDHQFAVLDSHLRHLPGGVDEYLRLRAAADAEPAAVAAPAPRAQGSRGGQDERQLKKDVARMERQIERLTERIADLDRAMVDAATQPARLMELDAERRPLAEELEATEEAWLEASAALES